The Chelatococcus sp. HY11 genome includes a window with the following:
- a CDS encoding deoxyguanosinetriphosphate triphosphohydrolase — MRPNGERWRAPYACDPGASRGRLHPEGDSPTRSPFQRDRDRIVHSTAFRRLKHKTQVFVYHEGDHYRTRLTHTIEVSQIARALARALGLDEDLAEALALSHDLGHTPFGHTGEDALDAEMLGQGGFDHNAQALRIVTRLERRYAAYDGLNLTWETLEGLVKHNGPLVDAAGRGIGAYREHGVPGAILDYCGLQDLELASFASAEAQCAAIADDIAYDAHDIDDGLRAELFDLTDLAGVPFLRDILTEIDRAYPGLERSRVIHELVRRIITRFVEDVIAESCRRLASLAPADADAIRAADDAVVAFSAGMAEAEAGIKGFLYPHMYRHPTVMAVRRQADGVVRDLFRRFVAEPQLMPAEWCADLRGADDSRLMRRVADYIAGMTDRYALEEHRRLFDATPDLR; from the coding sequence GTGCGGCCCAATGGCGAGCGTTGGCGAGCGCCCTATGCCTGCGACCCCGGGGCGAGCCGTGGCAGGCTCCATCCGGAAGGAGATTCGCCGACGCGCAGCCCCTTCCAGCGCGATCGCGACCGTATCGTTCATTCCACGGCCTTCCGGCGGTTGAAGCACAAGACCCAGGTGTTCGTGTACCATGAGGGCGACCACTACCGGACGCGCCTGACCCACACCATCGAGGTCAGCCAGATCGCCCGCGCCCTTGCCCGCGCGCTCGGCCTCGATGAGGATCTGGCGGAGGCTCTCGCCCTCTCGCATGATCTTGGCCACACCCCGTTCGGCCATACGGGGGAGGATGCGCTGGACGCCGAGATGCTGGGGCAGGGCGGTTTCGATCACAACGCGCAGGCCCTGCGAATCGTTACAAGGCTGGAGCGTCGCTATGCGGCCTACGACGGGCTCAACCTGACCTGGGAGACGCTGGAGGGGCTGGTGAAGCACAACGGCCCGCTGGTGGATGCCGCGGGACGGGGGATCGGCGCCTATCGGGAGCACGGCGTGCCCGGCGCCATTCTCGACTATTGCGGCTTGCAGGATCTGGAGCTCGCGAGTTTCGCCAGCGCCGAAGCTCAATGCGCGGCGATCGCTGACGACATCGCCTATGACGCGCATGACATCGACGACGGATTGCGGGCCGAACTGTTTGACCTCACCGATCTCGCCGGCGTCCCGTTCCTGCGCGACATACTCACCGAGATCGATCGCGCCTATCCCGGGCTTGAACGTAGCCGGGTGATCCACGAGCTCGTGCGCCGCATCATCACGCGCTTCGTCGAGGACGTCATCGCCGAGAGCTGCCGTCGCCTCGCGTCACTCGCCCCGGCGGATGCCGACGCCATTCGCGCCGCCGACGATGCCGTGGTCGCCTTCTCAGCCGGCATGGCCGAAGCTGAGGCTGGCATCAAGGGCTTCCTCTATCCGCATATGTATCGCCACCCGACTGTGATGGCGGTGCGCCGCCAGGCGGATGGCGTCGTTCGCGACCTCTTCCGACGCTTCGTCGCGGAGCCTCAGCTGATGCCGGCGGAGTGGTGCGCGGACCTTCGCGGCGCCGACGACAGCCGCCTGATGAGGCGCGTGGCGGACTATATCGCCGGCATGACCGACCGCTACGCCCTGGAGGAACATCGGCGCTTGTTTGACGCAACACCTGATTTGCGCTAG
- the erpA gene encoding iron-sulfur cluster insertion protein ErpA: MTPISLTDRAVTRIQEVLSGEQAGAMLRISVNGGGCSGFQYVFDVDHERGDDDLVVERDGATVLVDSVSLQYMDGAVIDFVDDLIGQSFKIENPHATASCGCGTSFSL; the protein is encoded by the coding sequence ATGACGCCGATTTCCCTCACGGACCGGGCCGTGACGCGCATCCAGGAAGTCCTTTCCGGAGAGCAAGCCGGGGCGATGCTGCGGATCAGCGTCAATGGTGGCGGCTGTTCGGGCTTCCAGTATGTCTTTGATGTGGACCACGAACGCGGCGACGACGATCTCGTCGTCGAGCGCGACGGCGCGACGGTTCTCGTCGATTCCGTGTCACTGCAATACATGGACGGCGCGGTGATCGATTTCGTTGACGATCTGATCGGCCAGTCGTTCAAGATCGAAAATCCGCATGCGACCGCATCCTGCGGTTGCGGGACGTCATTCTCGCTATAA
- the argS gene encoding arginine--tRNA ligase, with protein MNIFDLYQRHLSAIIEDLVASGRLAGGLDLSRVVVEPPRDASMGDLATNAAMVLAKDAKTNPRALAELLSEALKAVPGVAGVAVAGPGFINLTLEPGVYHDVMRAVLADGADFGRGTTGPAAPVNVEYVSANPTGPMHVGHGRGAVFGDALANVLAFAGRQVTREYYINDAGGQIDVLARSAYLRYREALGQDIGEIPEGLYPGDYLKPVGAELAARFGDALLSKPEAESLPVVRDIAIEGMMAMIRDDLAALGIHHDVFFSERTLHGANGGAIKAAIDELTQRGFVYRGRVPPPKGQLPEDWEDREQLLFRATDVGDDIDRPLMKSNGSYTYFAADVAYLENKHARGFRELIYVLGADHGGYVKRLQAVGRAIGGTETEVIVLLCQLVRLLRDGEPVKMSKRSGDFVTLREVIDEVGRDAVRFMMLFRKNDATLDFDLAKVVEQSKDNPVFYVQYAHARCASVFRQAAEALSGVSMAGEALASADFSRLNDDSEVEILRRLAQYPRVVQASAASHEPHRVAFFLYELASAFHSLWNRGKDSPQLRFINADDRDLTTARLGLVLAVRSVLASGLAILGVAAPDEMR; from the coding sequence ATGAATATCTTCGACCTGTATCAGCGCCATTTGTCTGCCATCATCGAGGATCTGGTCGCTTCAGGGCGTCTGGCCGGGGGGCTCGACCTGTCGCGTGTCGTGGTCGAACCGCCGCGCGACGCCTCCATGGGGGATCTCGCCACGAATGCCGCGATGGTGCTCGCCAAGGACGCCAAGACCAATCCGCGCGCTCTCGCGGAACTCCTCAGCGAGGCGCTCAAGGCGGTGCCAGGGGTTGCCGGCGTCGCGGTGGCCGGGCCGGGCTTCATCAATCTCACGCTGGAGCCGGGTGTCTATCACGATGTGATGCGCGCCGTGCTGGCCGATGGTGCTGACTTTGGCCGTGGGACCACGGGCCCGGCGGCGCCGGTCAATGTCGAGTATGTGTCGGCTAATCCGACCGGGCCCATGCATGTGGGCCATGGCCGTGGGGCCGTTTTCGGCGATGCGCTGGCCAATGTGCTCGCATTCGCTGGCCGCCAGGTCACCCGTGAGTATTACATCAACGACGCCGGTGGGCAGATCGACGTCCTCGCCCGGTCCGCATACCTGCGCTATCGCGAGGCGCTTGGTCAGGATATCGGTGAAATTCCCGAGGGGCTCTACCCCGGTGACTATCTGAAGCCGGTAGGCGCGGAGCTCGCGGCGCGCTTTGGCGACGCGCTCCTGTCCAAGCCCGAGGCCGAATCGTTGCCTGTCGTGCGGGATATCGCCATCGAAGGCATGATGGCCATGATCCGCGATGACCTCGCGGCCCTCGGCATCCATCACGATGTTTTCTTCTCGGAACGCACTTTACATGGAGCCAACGGCGGGGCCATCAAGGCGGCCATCGATGAGCTGACGCAGCGCGGTTTTGTCTATCGCGGTCGCGTTCCGCCGCCCAAGGGGCAGCTGCCCGAGGATTGGGAGGATCGCGAGCAGCTTCTGTTTCGGGCGACGGATGTCGGCGACGACATCGATCGTCCGTTGATGAAATCCAATGGCAGCTACACCTATTTCGCGGCTGACGTTGCCTATCTCGAGAACAAGCACGCACGCGGCTTCCGCGAGCTGATCTATGTGCTTGGCGCCGACCATGGCGGCTATGTCAAGCGCCTGCAGGCCGTTGGCCGCGCCATCGGCGGAACGGAGACGGAGGTCATCGTGCTGCTCTGCCAGCTCGTCCGTCTCCTGCGCGATGGCGAGCCTGTGAAGATGTCGAAGCGCTCGGGCGATTTCGTCACGCTGCGCGAGGTGATCGATGAAGTCGGCCGCGACGCGGTGCGCTTCATGATGCTTTTCCGCAAGAATGATGCGACGCTTGATTTCGATCTCGCCAAGGTGGTCGAACAGTCTAAGGACAACCCGGTTTTCTATGTGCAGTACGCCCACGCGCGCTGCGCATCGGTCTTCCGGCAGGCCGCGGAAGCGCTCTCGGGCGTGTCCATGGCCGGCGAGGCCCTTGCATCCGCTGACTTTTCTCGATTGAATGATGATTCGGAAGTCGAGATTTTGCGTCGCTTGGCCCAGTATCCCCGAGTCGTGCAGGCGTCGGCTGCGTCACATGAGCCGCACCGGGTAGCGTTCTTCCTGTATGAACTGGCAAGTGCGTTTCATAGTTTATGGAATAGAGGCAAAGACTCGCCCCAATTACGATTTATTAATGCTGACGATCGAGATTTGACCACTGCAAGGCTGGGTCTAGTCCTAGCTGTCAGGTCCGTCCTTGCATCTGGTCTTGCAATTCTTGGGGTTGCGGCACCAGACGAGATGCGCTA